The sequence CTGAACCTAAATATACCTGACAAGAACAGTAAAAATGAAATTCTGTAACACCTTTATATCCTGTGAAGCTATTACCGAAAAGATACTTGGAGGTTGGCAAGCTGTTTGGACAGTGCATATTAATTAAATCTATAAGGTCTTGTAGCGCAACCCCTGAAATATGGTGTTTCACAGCATAGGTCAGTACAGCCAGAAGACTATCCATCCTGTTCAAGTCAGTCCCTTCAGAGGATATAGGCTGATCACCATTTTCCACATGCAGTGTGCGTCTATTCTGcaacataataaaaaattattattgttatttaagaTTTACTAACCTAGTATTAAACAGCAGTACACATATATGTATATACATGGTCCCAACATGAACAACAGAGTTGATGTTCACGTTTCACTAGTGTGGGGGCATGCGCTACCCGGAAGTGGAGGAAGAACATTAATATTCTGTAATGTTGCGCATTACATAATTCCGGTGCACAGAGACCAGACTTAATGGCACATGCCTTGGTTTTATGCCCACAATGATTTCCCAAACCATTACAACTAATAATGAGATTAGTTTCCAACCTATAATTAGTATAAATAACAAAAGTTGAAGCCCATTTCAAACATCataaatttttattaatattagaaATTCACCTGTAAATGTTCCCTTACCTGCTCATGACCACCATCCACGTGTTCTTCGTGTACAGCAGGGTCAGCATATATATCGTTATCGCTATCAGAATCAGACACTGGAAAAGGTTCTTCCTCCTATTGAACAATAAAGTGACATGGCTGTCATCAATCACAAACTACTCCATGCAATAATATTAAAAGTATATGACCAACTTAGAATGGTGTATTTATTATAAATTGGGGCATTATTGATAAGAAAATATTTACCTGATCACTGCCTTCCATGTCTTGTTCCCTTGCTTCTGCAGTGCCAATGTTGCCATCATTACCAAAGTTGAGATCTTCAGAATCAGACAGTGGGAAGTATTCATCctacaaatttataaaaaaaaaaatttaatggtTAATAAAATCCCTCAACTAGTTTTTCTGATTTCGAAATTTTACTCCTAAACTCTAAACTTTACAAATCTTAGTCTGGTTCTTAcactagcccaggttggactcctccattGCATTCAACCTGACCGGGTCCAGGGTAAAGGTCCCATACCCTGCGGAAAAAACTACAatttcttaaaatatttttacttCATGGAATATTTTTACTTCATGAAACTTTGTTCACTTTATTCATTGTGTGTCTAGCTAGGAACTCTTTAGAATGGCGGATGCAGAGTTTCGAACGGATGCGTGGTTGTAGTGTGTAcgattttttttagaaatgtcaTCTATTCTATGGatatacttctagaaactataagccttatagttatagtttctagaagtactgcTGTGAGTGTGAATAGGCCTATTTGTTTTTGGggtcccccccccaaaaaaaaaaaaaaaaaaaaaaaaaaacaaaaaaaaaacaatgaaaatcgaattgaaataaaataatttaataaaaaatgccCCATTTAAATTTTACAAGCTTCGAGTTCGAATgtttgcaacaaaaaaacataatttataaatactaaCCTCATCCAAATTTTGGTGGACTTCGTCATTGTTGAGCATGATGATAGCAAGGCCATGATCATGTGCTTCGCCTTCGTCAATGGAATGGTGGTCTGAAGAGCTCTTCTGCTGATTCAGCTCGCGCTCTGGCAATGGCATTGCTGGTGCTGGTGGTTGGTCCAGCACATCAATTTCCCCGTCACGATGATCCAAATTTTCGTCAGAAGATGTTTCATATTCGTCTTGAGATTGATCTAACTGTCTCCTAATAATAGTTGCTCGAGGAATTGTTAGA comes from Asterias amurensis chromosome 3, ASM3211899v1 and encodes:
- the LOC139935000 gene encoding uncharacterized protein isoform X2, which gives rise to MDGDGQRRRLPYKRFLEEEDLTIPRATIIRRQLDQSQDEYETSSDENLDHRDGEIDVLDQPPAPAMPLPERELNQQKSSSDHHSIDEGEAHDHGLAIIMLNNDEVHQNLDEDEYFPLSDSEDLNFGNDGNIGTAEAREQDMEGSDQEEEPFPVSDSDSDNDIYADPAVHEEHVDGGHEQTHTACGKW